In Cryptomeria japonica chromosome 10, Sugi_1.0, whole genome shotgun sequence, a genomic segment contains:
- the LOC131049618 gene encoding uncharacterized protein LOC131049618: MDYLSRHVMGDHAVEARDQVSIQIRNQQTKAAMGPVAILWDIENCPVPSEVRAEEVAGNIRVALRVHPAIRGAVKLFSAYGDFNNFPRKLREGCQRTGVNLIDVPNGKKDAADKAILVDMFLFALDNPSPSTILLISGDVDFAPALHKLGQRGYTVALVIPSGVGVSSALCSAGRFVWDWPSVAKGQGLVPAKSFLSRTPELACYSVGCLLNDDSDFLTDEEAIVYKGLSQKEYFIESNSAQAYTMHTKHMATDLSVTSLTGPSAQSSGPSLKTLGGHLLHPSSSMQSSLPITDVDSATIYACKPVPPSYTEDDPQSVILYDSNSAPNSTFSSFSSQSGAPFTRAMIESYSLMQNNLPITAVVGRSAPTSAMPSVSNSGTDSTSWVQPGDIQGLKRQIVNLIIMSGGSLLLGRVPSEYHKVCGRPLYLAEYGSCKLVNLIKKMSDTICIEGKGHKKFLCLREQVNDPGNSENVKASIDPYNRGSPNLILQEDFTAKTENKEIHSNLDLCNNLQHEDVGEDGVDINVGCYSDEGTEDERASEQEGRHGDDLFLADANAEIQAAEARLGVFKEELQELLVSHACKILLSSLLTLYRQRYGRELDYSMFGAKEVEDLIDKVGDIAIIEEDQGTQKKVLVANCGFGVDNKFKPHLQQL; the protein is encoded by the coding sequence ATGGATTACTTATCAAGACATGTGATGGGAGATCATGCAGTAGAAGCACGGGATCAAGTATCAATACAAATCAGGAACCAACAGACGAAGGCTGCAATGGGACCTGTGGCTATACTTTGGGATATCGAGAACTGTCCCGTTCCTTCTGAAGTTCGCGCAGAGGAAGTAGCAGGAAACATACGGGTTGCACTCAGGGTGCACCCTGCAATAAGGGGAGCGGTAAAATTGTTTTCAGCATATGGAGATTTTAATAATTTTCCCCGAAAGCTCAGAGAAGGCTGTCAAAGGACAGGGGTAAATCTTATTGATGTTCCCAATGGAAAGAAAGATGCAGCAGATAAAGCCATATTGGTGGACATGTTCTTATTTGCACTCGATAATCCTTCTCCTTCCACCATTCTCTTAATTTCTGGAGATGTTGATTTTGCTCCTGCTTTGCACAAGCTGGGGCAAAGGGGCTATACAGTTGCCCTTGTCATTCCATCTGGTGTTGGAGTATCGTCAGCACTTTGCAGTGCTGGTCGATTTGTGTGGGACTGGCCTAGTGTTGCTAAAGGTCAAGGTCTTGTGCCTGCAAAATCTTTTTTATCACGGACACCTGAGTTGGCTTGTTATTCAGTTGGGTGCCTCTTAAATGATGACTCTGATTTTCTAACTGACGAGGAGGCTATTGTATACAAAGGTTTGTCTCAGAAAGAGTATTTTATTGAATCCAATTCAGCACAAGCATATACCATGCATACAAAGCATATGGCTACAGATTTGTCAGTGACCTCTTTGACAGGACCATCTGCACAATCCAGTGGGCCCAGTTTAAAGACATTGGGTGGTCATCTATTACATCCATCTTCATCCATGCAAAGTAGTCTTCCAATTACAGATGTAGACTCTGCAACCATTTATGCTTGTAAACCTGTTCCACCATCTTACACGGAAGATGATCCTCAGTCTGTTATCCTGTATGATTCAAATTCAGCGCCAAATTCAACATTCTCTTCATTCTCGTCACAATCCGGTGCTCCCTTTACTAGGGCTATGATAGAGTCATATTCCTTAATGCAAAACAATCTTCCAATTACAGCAGTTGTTGGTAGATCAGCTCCAACATCTGCAATGCCATCTGTGTCAAATTCAGGAACAGATTCAACTTCCTGGGTTCAGCCTGGTGATATACAAGGCTTAAAAAGACAAATTGTTAATCTCATAATTATGTCTGGAGGAAGCTTGTTACTTGGCCGTGTACCTTCTGAATATCATAAAGTCTGTGGAAGACCTTTATATCTGGCAGAATATGGTTCTTGTAAACTGGTTAATTTGATTAAAAAGATGTCAGATACTATCTGTATAGAGGGAAAAGGACACAAGAAATTTCTTTGTTTGAGAGAACAAGTCAACGATCCAGGTAATTCTGAAAATGTTAAAGCAAGCATTGATCCATATAATAGAGGTTCTCCAAATTTGATTCTGCAAGAGGATTTTACTGCAAAAACAGAGAACAAAGAAATACATTCAAATTTGGATCTGTGCAATAAtttgcaacatgaagatgttgggGAGGATGGTGTGGATATAAATGTTGGTTGCTATTCAGATGAAGGAACAGAAGATGAAAGAGCAAGTGAACAAGAAGGCAGGCATGGAGATGACTTGTTTCTGGCAGATGCTAATGCTGAAATACAAGCTGCAGAGGCTAGGCTAGGGGTATTCAAAGAGGAGTTGCAGGAGCTGTTAGTGAGTCACGCTTGCAAAATTTTATTATCTAGCCTTTTGACTTTATATCGACAGCGGTATGGGAGGGAACTAGACTACAGCATGTTTGGAGCAAAAGAGGTTGAAGATCTTATCGATAAAGTTGGAGATATTGCAATCATAGAGGAAGATCAGGGTACTCAGAAAAAAGTCCTTGTTGCAAACTGTGGATTTGGAGTCGATAATAAATTTAAACCGCATTTACAACAGCTGTAG